One Triticum dicoccoides isolate Atlit2015 ecotype Zavitan chromosome 5B, WEW_v2.0, whole genome shotgun sequence genomic window carries:
- the LOC119304973 gene encoding type III polyketide synthase B-like — MVSARDVDTTAAANKQQQANCLAPNPGKATILALGHAFPQQLVMQDYVVEGFMRNTNCNDPELKEKLARLCKTTTVKTRYVVMSDEILKSYPELAQEGLPTMKQRLDISNKAVTQMATEASLACIKAWGGDLSAITHLVYVSSSEARFPGGDLHLARALGLSPDVRRVMLAFTGCSGGVAGLRVAKGLAESCPGARVLLATSETTVAGFRPPSPDRPYDLVGVALFGDGAGAAVVGTDPTAQERPLFELYSALQRFLPDTEKTIDGRLTEEGIKFQLGRELPHIIEAHVESFCQKLIKEHPSAAAAEGDNMLTYDKMFWAVHPGGPAILTKMEGRLGLDGGKLRASRSALRDFGNASSNTIVYVLENMVEESRQRTEAPAPEPEPEGGQEQCEWGLILAFGPGITFEGILARNLQARLGAN; from the exons ATGGTGAGCGCTAGGGATGTCgacacgacggcggcggcgaacaAGCAGCAGCAGGCTAATTGCCTGGCCCCCAACCCCGGCAAGGCCACGATCCTCGCCCTGGGCCACGCTTTCCCGCAGCAGCTCGTCATGCAGGACTACGTCGTCGAGGGCTTCATGAGGAACACCAACTGCAACGACCCCGAGCTCAAGGAGAAGCTCGCCAGGCTAT GCAagacgacgacggtgaagacgaggTACGTGGTGATGTCGGACGAGATCCTCAAGAGCTACCCGGAGCTGGCCCAGGAGGGCTTGCCGACGATGAAGCAGCGCCTGGACATCTCCAACAAGGCGGTGACGCAGATGGCCACCGAGGCGTCGCTGGCCTGCATCAAGGCGTGGGGCGGCGACCTCTCGGCGATCACCCACCTCGTCTACGTCTCGTCCAGCGAGGCGCGGTTCCCGGGCGGGGACCTGCACCTGGCGCGCGCCCTGGGGCTCAGCCCGGACGTCCGCCGCGTCATGCTGGCCTTCACCGGGTGCTCCGGCGGGGTGGCTGGCCTCCGCGTCGCCAAGGGCCTGGCCGAGAGCTGCCCGGGCGCGCGTGTCCTGCTCGCCACCTCCGAGACCACCGTGGCCGGGTTCCGCCCGCCCAGCCCCGACCGGCCCTACGACCTTGTCGGGGTGGCGCTCTTCGGCGACGGCGCGGGCGCGGCCGTCGTCGGCACAGACCCCACCGCCCAGGAGCGACCGCTATTCGAGCTCTACTCGGCGCTGCAGCGCTTCCTCCCTGACACCGAGAAGACCATCGACGGCCggctgacggaggagggcatcaagTTCCAGCTGGGCCGCGAGCTCCCCCACATCATCGAGGCGCACGTGGAGTCCTTCTGCCAGAAGCTCATCAAGGAGCACCCTTCTGCTGCTGCTGCGGAGGGTGACAACATGTTGACCTATGACAAGATGTTCTGGGCGGTGCACCCCGGCGGCCCGGCGATCCTGACCAAGATGGAAGGGCGGCTGGGGCTGGACGGCGGGAAGCTGCGCGCGAGCCGGAGCGCGCTCCGGGACTTTGGGAACGCGAGCAGCAACACCATCGTGTACGTGCTGGAGAACATGGTGGAGGAGAGCAGGCAGAGGACGGAGGCGCCggcgccggagccggagccggagggggGTCAGGAGCAGTGCGAGTGGGGACTCATACTGGCGTTCGGGCCGGGGATCACCTTCGAGGGGATCCTGGCAAGGAACCTCCAGGCGCGCCTAGGCGCCAACTAG